A genome region from Clupea harengus chromosome 7, Ch_v2.0.2, whole genome shotgun sequence includes the following:
- the LOC105889862 gene encoding H-2 class II histocompatibility antigen, A-U alpha chain-like: MTLTWILLVLTGIICTETKIVHEDIGLRGCTDSDGEEMYGVDGEEKGHADFTKGKMIMTLPEFADPYKYVEGTYERAVAEQQRCKQYLQTDIKGNKSPAVAEAPPMCSIYPRDEVKVGTGNTLICLITGFYPPRLTVRWTKNNKNVTQGVSSSQLRINVNDFSFSQFSTLKFTPQEGDMYTCTVEHSALEWPMTREFDVEVSEPSLGPSVFCGVGLTLGLLGVATGTFFLVKGNQCN; the protein is encoded by the exons ATGACTTTAACATGGATTTTACTGGTCCTTACTGGGATTATCTGCACAGAGACTAAGA TTGTACATGAGGATATTGGTCTGAGGGGGTGCACAGACTCAGATGGAGAGGAGATGTATGGAGTGGATGGGGAAGAGAAGGGCCACGCAGACTTCACCAAGGGCAAAATGATTATGACACTGCCTGAGTTTGCTGATCCGTATAAATATGTGGAAGGCACATATGAGAGGGCAGTTGCAGAACAGCAACGCTGCAAACAGTACTTGCAAACAGACATAAAAGGAAACAAAAGTCCAGCAGTAGCAGAGG CCCCCCCCATGTGCTCCATCTACCCCAGAGATGAGGTGAAGGTGGGCACTGGCAACACCCTCATCTGTCTCATCACTGGGTTCTACCCTCCCCGACTCACCGTGAGGTGGACCAAGAACAACAAGAACGTGACCCAGGGAGTGAGCAGCAGTCAGCTCCGTATAAATGTTAATGACTTCTCCTTCAGCCAGTTCTCCACCCTGAAGTTCACCCCTCAGGAGGGGGACATGTACACCTGCACTGTGGAGCACTCAGCACTGGAGTGGCCCATGACAAGAGAGTTTG ATGTTGAGGTGTCGGAGCCCAGTCTTGGTCCCTCAGTGTTCTGTGGAGTGGGTCTGACTCTGGGACTGCTGGGAGTGGCTACCGGAACGTTCTTCCTCGTCAAGGGAAACCAGTGCAACTGA
- the LOC105896796 gene encoding H-2 class II histocompatibility antigen, I-E beta chain-like, which yields MSSSQHLISRVIIVSILLGVDGFNGYYRFGLARCRYSSWDLSDMEFILSIIFNKVEFARFNSTVGKYVGYTEYGVHNAEIWNKDPAIMAKWRAEMDRYCKPSAQNEINYILTKKVEPEVRLSLGKASTGGHPALLVCSAYNFYPKMIRVTWHKDGQEVTGDVVSSEELADGDWYYQTHSHLEFTPKAGEKISCVVEHESLRDPVEITWDPSMPEPERNRIAIGAAALVLGLIVTAAGFIYYKTKSRGRILVPSS from the exons ATGTCCTCATCACAACATTTGATTTCTAGGGTGATCATTGTCTCCATTCTTTTGGGAGTGG ATGGATTTAATGGATACTACCGCTTTGGTCTGGCTCGGTGCCGCTACAGCTCCTGGGACCTGAGTGATATGGAGTTCATTCTGTCTATAATATTTAACAAGGTTGAATTTGCACGGTTCAACAGCACTGTGGGGAAGTATGTGGGATACACTGAGTATGGAGTGCATAATGCAGAGATATGGAACAAGGATCCAGCAATTATGGCAAAGTGGCGGGCTGAGATGGACAGATACTGCAAACCCAGTGCCCAGAATGAAATTAATTACATACTGACAAAGAAAG TTGAGCCAGAGGTGAGGTTGAGTTTGGGGAAGGCCTCCACTGGTGGTCATCCTGCCTTGCTGGTGTGCAGCGCGTACAACTTCTACCCAAAGATGATCCGTGTGACCTGGCACAAAGATGGCCAGGAGGTGACTGGTGATGTGGTATCTAGCGAGGAGCTGGCGGATGGAGACTGGTACTACCAGACCCACTCCCACCTGGAGTTCACCCCCAAAGCTGGAGAGAAGATCTCCTGTGTGGTTGAGCACGAAAGCCTCAGGGACCCTGTGGAGATCACCTGGG ACCCCTCCATGCCTGAGCCTGAGAGGAATAGGATTGCCATTGGAGCTGCAGCACTGGTGCTGGGGTTAATCGTCACTGCTGCTGGGTTCATCTACTACAAGACAAAGTCCAGAG GGCGGATCTTGGTACCCAGTAGTTAG